A window of Ruminococcus champanellensis 18P13 = JCM 17042 contains these coding sequences:
- a CDS encoding DUF6465 family protein: MTIKKETLKKDAKVLAADTKAVAVEAAETAKAAVKETVKKAAAKKPAAKKIEEKVFIQFNQKEATPALLIERAKEAWIAAGGKKSEIKSVAVYLKPEESMVYYVINDSAGSFAF, encoded by the coding sequence ATGACTATCAAGAAGGAAACACTGAAGAAGGATGCAAAGGTTCTGGCAGCAGATACAAAGGCAGTTGCAGTAGAGGCTGCTGAAACTGCAAAGGCTGCTGTAAAGGAAACCGTAAAGAAGGCAGCTGCGAAGAAGCCGGCTGCAAAGAAGATCGAAGAAAAGGTATTCATCCAGTTCAACCAGAAGGAAGCAACCCCGGCTCTGCTCATTGAGCGCGCCAAGGAAGCCTGGATCGCCGCAGGCGGCAAGAAGAGCGAGATCAAGAGCGTGGCTGTATACCTGAAGCCGGAGGAGAGCATGGTTTACTATGTGATCAATGATTCTGCCGGCAGTTTCGCATTCTAA
- a CDS encoding CotH kinase family protein has translation MHHKQIRALLIALTVLTAGLTAVNGLTDPFRLAERKHASVQLNQTDELRAPLFSIQSGCYPTEQKLMIQTETKGATVHYTLDGSTPTPQSPEFTQALTLKDRSQEPNTLSKIGDISPNGNFVPEELVDKGTVVKAITVDQNGSCSDVITHSYFIGLDYGSLPVISLSTDQANLFDDATGIYRLGDSYKAWRQDPENASAEIWEAEGNYSQKGREWERPVCFELIEPDGGTFTQQLGMRIMGAASRSYTQKSFRLYAREEYGEKKLHYQLIPGNNKETDPTAPVDTYKTFLLRNGGNDLDYAKFRDNLIQQLFADRDIATQSARPAIVFINGEYWGIYAIQEDYSEHYLAEHFDVDKDQVILIKRGELEEGTEDDQQIYASFATWIRDTDFSDAGNYEKLCQQMDVQSFIDEYCVTILTAGEDSLTEDNNWRIWRTRDTDPSNPYADGKWRWMLYDTEYSLGLYAGDKGGNFALDTLAAALKADSFNAGLLQKLLENEAFRQQFVLTLQDLVNESFNSARTTALLAEYETLYAPYMPAQFNRFGPDWVVQWMKPYDKYFGDQVNQIRQFFKLRPSQIPDFLQKDLNLSQERETLTLTVNDAALGTVQVNALKQLDLSGTWCGTYFADYPITLTAVPAPGASFTGWSGDASETAPTITLTMNQAMNIQANFDLG, from the coding sequence ATGCATCATAAGCAAATCCGAGCCCTCCTCATTGCCCTGACGGTACTCACCGCCGGGCTGACTGCCGTAAACGGTCTTACAGATCCTTTCCGATTGGCAGAACGCAAACACGCTTCTGTACAGCTGAATCAGACTGACGAGCTGCGGGCGCCCTTGTTCAGTATCCAGAGCGGATGCTACCCAACTGAGCAGAAGCTGATGATCCAGACAGAGACCAAAGGCGCCACGGTGCATTATACCCTGGATGGCAGCACTCCCACTCCCCAGTCTCCGGAATTCACCCAGGCGCTCACTCTGAAGGATCGATCCCAGGAACCCAATACCCTCTCAAAGATCGGCGACATTTCTCCAAACGGCAACTTTGTCCCGGAGGAGCTGGTGGACAAGGGTACCGTTGTCAAGGCGATTACGGTGGATCAGAACGGCAGCTGCAGCGACGTGATCACCCATTCCTATTTTATCGGTCTGGATTACGGCAGTCTGCCGGTGATCTCCCTGTCCACGGATCAGGCAAATCTGTTCGATGACGCCACCGGCATTTACCGTCTGGGAGACAGCTATAAAGCTTGGCGGCAGGATCCGGAAAACGCATCCGCAGAGATCTGGGAGGCGGAGGGAAACTACTCCCAGAAGGGCAGAGAGTGGGAGCGTCCCGTATGCTTTGAGCTGATTGAGCCGGACGGCGGCACCTTTACCCAGCAGCTGGGCATGCGGATCATGGGTGCCGCCTCCCGTTCCTATACCCAGAAAAGCTTCCGGCTGTATGCCCGGGAGGAATACGGGGAGAAGAAGCTGCATTATCAGTTAATCCCCGGAAACAACAAGGAAACGGACCCGACCGCACCGGTGGATACCTACAAGACCTTTTTGCTGCGCAACGGCGGCAATGACCTGGACTATGCGAAATTCCGGGACAATCTGATCCAGCAGCTGTTTGCAGACCGGGATATCGCCACACAAAGCGCCCGTCCTGCCATTGTATTCATCAACGGCGAATACTGGGGCATCTATGCCATCCAGGAGGACTACTCCGAGCATTATCTGGCAGAACATTTTGATGTGGACAAGGATCAGGTGATCCTGATCAAGCGTGGGGAGCTGGAGGAAGGAACAGAGGACGATCAGCAGATTTATGCATCCTTTGCCACCTGGATCCGGGATACGGACTTCTCTGATGCGGGCAATTATGAAAAGCTGTGTCAGCAGATGGATGTGCAAAGCTTTATTGATGAATACTGCGTTACCATTCTCACTGCCGGGGAGGATAGTCTGACGGAGGACAACAACTGGCGGATCTGGCGCACCCGGGATACGGATCCCTCCAACCCCTATGCAGACGGCAAGTGGCGCTGGATGCTGTATGACACCGAATATTCCCTGGGACTGTATGCCGGGGACAAGGGCGGAAACTTTGCGTTAGATACCCTGGCGGCAGCACTAAAGGCGGACAGCTTCAATGCCGGCCTGCTGCAAAAGCTGCTGGAGAACGAAGCCTTCCGGCAGCAGTTTGTGCTGACCCTACAAGACCTGGTCAATGAATCGTTCAATTCCGCCCGCACCACTGCCCTGCTGGCAGAGTATGAAACCCTGTATGCCCCCTACATGCCTGCGCAATTCAATCGGTTCGGTCCGGACTGGGTGGTACAGTGGATGAAGCCCTATGACAAATACTTTGGGGATCAGGTAAACCAGATCCGACAGTTTTTCAAGCTGCGCCCCTCTCAGATCCCCGATTTTCTGCAAAAGGATCTGAATCTGTCCCAGGAACGGGAGACGCTGACCCTGACTGTCAATGATGCAGCCCTGGGTACGGTACAGGTCAACGCACTGAAGCAGCTGGATCTTTCCGGAACCTGGTGCGGTACATACTTTGCAGACTACCCCATTACTCTGACCGCTGTACCGGCACCAGGCGCCTCCTTTAC
- a CDS encoding HU family DNA-binding protein, protein MTKADLIDAIAASAGSSKKDAERALQVVLSTITEKLAAGEKISLIGFGTFEVRERKEKTCINPRTKEKLTAPACKAPVFKAGKALKDAVNK, encoded by the coding sequence ATGACCAAGGCAGATTTGATTGACGCCATTGCGGCATCAGCCGGTTCCAGCAAGAAGGATGCGGAGCGTGCGCTGCAGGTTGTCCTCAGCACGATCACCGAGAAGCTCGCTGCGGGTGAGAAGATTTCTCTGATTGGTTTTGGTACCTTTGAGGTGCGTGAACGCAAGGAGAAAACCTGTATCAATCCCCGAACCAAGGAGAAGCTGACTGCACCCGCTTGCAAGGCACCTGTGTTTAAGGCGGGAAAAGCGTTGAAAGACGCTGTAAATAAGTAA